A stretch of Prosthecobacter algae DNA encodes these proteins:
- a CDS encoding D-alanyl-D-alanine carboxypeptidase family protein has product MFSFSTHFLRLAAPVILVSLLSACSNPQNPVRSAGDFSGNGGYSQTAYPIAQPAAYHPGWDVEGEPMFVAASNTPSIRASSYLLIDAHTGKHLASKNAETARAVASTQKLVTALVVLDAGNLDKPVKVMASDVKVEPTCLGLRPGEVYTRRHLLYAFLIKSCNDVANVLARDNAGSISAFAAKMNAKARSLGCSKSNFKNPHGLTAPGQYSTARDMARIAMAAYRNPIVRDAVRRQYYTFRKNNGSTVTLKSTNNLLGNMPECNGMKTGYTVASGRCLISTASSRGRDVILVQLGTKTKYIWDDGRLLMSWGLQRAKGGGLTASN; this is encoded by the coding sequence ATGTTTTCTTTTTCCACCCATTTCCTGCGGCTGGCAGCCCCGGTGATCCTGGTTTCCCTGCTTTCGGCCTGTTCGAACCCTCAAAACCCCGTGCGCTCGGCCGGTGACTTCAGCGGTAACGGAGGGTATTCACAGACGGCTTACCCGATCGCCCAGCCCGCAGCTTATCACCCCGGCTGGGATGTGGAAGGTGAACCGATGTTTGTGGCGGCCTCCAACACGCCATCCATCCGTGCCTCCTCCTACCTGCTGATCGATGCGCACACGGGCAAGCATCTGGCCTCAAAAAATGCGGAAACCGCCCGCGCCGTGGCCAGCACCCAGAAACTGGTGACCGCCCTCGTGGTGCTGGATGCGGGCAATCTTGACAAGCCCGTGAAAGTCATGGCCTCGGATGTGAAGGTGGAGCCCACCTGCCTGGGATTGCGCCCCGGTGAGGTCTATACCCGCAGGCACCTGCTGTATGCCTTTCTCATCAAAAGCTGCAACGACGTGGCCAATGTGCTGGCCCGAGACAATGCAGGCAGCATCAGCGCCTTTGCCGCCAAGATGAACGCCAAGGCTAGATCCCTCGGCTGCTCGAAGTCGAATTTCAAAAATCCCCACGGCCTCACCGCTCCGGGCCAGTACTCCACCGCCCGCGACATGGCGCGGATCGCCATGGCAGCCTATCGCAATCCCATCGTCCGGGACGCCGTGCGCCGCCAATACTACACCTTCCGCAAAAACAACGGTAGCACAGTGACTCTGAAGTCCACGAACAATCTCCTGGGCAACATGCCAGAGTGCAACGGCATGAAAACGGGCTACACCGTGGCCAGTGGTCGCTGCCTGATCTCGACCGCCAGTTCCCGTGGCCGGGACGTGATTCTCGTTCAGTTAGGCACCAAGACCAAATACATCTGGGATGACGGTCGCCTGCTCATGTCCTGGGGCCTGCAACGCGCCAAAGGCGGCGGTTTGACTGCCTCCAATTGA
- a CDS encoding sulfite exporter TauE/SafE family protein: MSEDFYIYVIAGFVAQLIDGALGMAYGITASSLLMGWGVPPAVVSSTVHAAECFTTGASAISHHAFGNISKDLFRRLLIPGIIGAAVGAYTLSMIDGDMIKPYISGYLLIMGLVIIIKAFMAFPPREVTTKLTPLALIGSFLDAVGGGGWGPIVATNLIVRGNSLRHAVGSVNAVEFFVTLSASLTFFLSIGLGHWQVIAGLALGGVVAAPFGAFMTKRLPQRPMMVVVGVLVVLMSLRTLLKALGYSTWI; this comes from the coding sequence ATGTCCGAAGATTTTTACATCTATGTCATCGCCGGTTTCGTGGCCCAGCTTATTGATGGGGCTCTGGGAATGGCCTATGGCATCACGGCTTCCAGCCTGCTGATGGGCTGGGGGGTGCCGCCTGCCGTGGTCAGCAGCACCGTTCATGCGGCGGAGTGCTTCACCACCGGGGCTTCGGCCATTTCCCACCATGCCTTCGGAAACATCAGCAAAGACCTTTTTCGCCGACTTTTGATCCCTGGTATCATCGGAGCAGCCGTGGGTGCCTACACACTCAGCATGATCGATGGTGACATGATCAAGCCTTACATTTCGGGCTACCTGCTGATCATGGGCCTGGTCATCATTATCAAGGCGTTCATGGCGTTTCCTCCACGTGAAGTGACGACCAAACTGACACCGCTGGCCTTGATCGGCTCCTTTCTGGATGCTGTTGGCGGTGGCGGCTGGGGACCGATTGTGGCCACCAATCTCATTGTGCGGGGTAATTCGCTGCGCCATGCCGTGGGCAGTGTGAATGCGGTGGAGTTTTTTGTCACCCTGTCGGCCTCATTGACCTTTTTCCTCAGCATTGGCTTAGGCCACTGGCAGGTCATTGCGGGTCTGGCCCTCGGGGGCGTGGTTGCAGCTCCGTTCGGCGCTTTCATGACCAAACGGCTGCCTCAACGGCCCATGATGGTCGTGGTTGGTGTTTTGGTGGTCCTCATGAGCCTGCGCACCTTGCTGAAGGCGCTCGGATATTCGACCTGGATCTGA